The Fibrobacter sp. UWR4 DNA segment TTGAAGCCGTCAAGGAACATGTAGACGTACCTCTGGGCATCCATGTTCACAACGACTCCGGCCTTGCTGTGGCTAACAGCATCTACGCCGTGAAGTCCGGCGCATCCATGATTCAGGGTGTCATCAACGGTTATGGTGAACGTTGCGGTAACGCAAACCTTACCACCATCATGGCTGACCTCAACTTCAAGATGGGCGTAAAGTTCTTTGCCGCCAAGAAGATGGCTGGACTCCGCAAGCTGTTCTTGAGCATTGATCAGATCGTGAACATTCCTAGCGACGTTCGCGCACCGTATGTGGGCGAGGCCGCTTTCGCTCATAAGGGCGGTGCCCATATCGATGGCGTCATGAAGGTTTCCCGCAGCTTTGAACATGTGGACCCCCACTCCGTGGGCAACGACCGCGTGTTCGTCACCAGCGATCAGGCTGGCGGTTCTCTGGTTGTAGAAAAGCTGAAGGCTATCAAGCCGGGCATCGACAAGAAGGACCCCATGGTGGCAAAGCTCCTCCTTGCCATCAAGGAAAAGGAAAACGCTGGCTGGCACTTCGACTCTGCCGAAGCCAGCTTCAAGATGCTGGTGTATCGCCAGCTGGGCATGTTCACCGCGCCCTTTGAATTCATGAACTACCGCGTCACCGAAGACAAGACCCCTCAGGGAGTCTCTGTTTCCCAGGCGAGTGTCAAGCTGAAGATTGGCGACAAGATCAGCCATCAGGTCAGCGAAGGTGACGGTCCGGTGAACGCTCTGGACGCAGCCCTCCGCAAGGCTCTGCTCCCGTTCTTCCCGTACATGGCCAAGGTCCGACTGGACGACTTTAAGGTCCGCGTTCTGGGTTCTTCCGTTGGCTCCGACGCTCTCGTTCGCGTATGGACAACCTTCGGCGATGAAAAGGAACACTGGAATGTGGCAGGCGTCAGCACCAACATCATCGAAGCCAGCTGGCTTGCCTTGATGGACGGTCTGTGCTACAAGATTTTGAAGGAAACTAAGAAATGCAAATAGTTAAGGCTACTCCCTCCTCTAAGGAGATTGAACGCATCTGCGGTCGCGAAGTCGCACCCAGCCGCGAGATTTATAACAAGGTTGTAGATATCCTTGCTGACATCAAGAAGGGCGGCTACGCAAAGGCTGTGGAATACGCCCAGAAGTTCGATGGCCTGAAGGGCAAGAACATCCGCGTTTCCGAAAAGGAAATTGCGAAGTCTGCCGCCAAGTGCCCCGCTGATTTGCAGAAGGCTCTGAAGCAGGCCATCAAGAACGTTCGCGACTTCCACCAGAATCAGATGGAAGAATCCTGGCTCATGGAAGGCAAGGATGGTGTTGTCCTTGGTCAGCGTATCCGCCCCATGAAGCGCGTGGGCCTCTACGTTCCGGGTGGTGCCGGCATTTACCCCAGCACCGTTATTATGAACGCAGTGCCCGCACTGGTTGCTGGCGTTGAAGACATCGTGGTGGTGACCCCCATCAAGGGTGAAATCAACCGCGCCGTGGCCTTCGTGCTGCAGCAGCTGGGCATTACCGAAGTCTACCACATTGGCGGCGCTCAGGCTATTGGCCTATTGGCTTACGGTGCCAAGGATGCCAAGGGCAAGACTGTCGTAGAACGCGTCGACAAGATTGTGGGCCCGGGTAACGTATTTGCCGCCGTCGCCAAGAAGGAAGTCTTCGGTGTTGTTGATATCGATATGGTGGCTGGTCCTTCCGAAGTTCTCGTCATGGCCGACAAGACCGCTGATCCTGACTTCGTTGCTGCAGACCTGCTTTCCCAGGCTGAACACGGTTCCGGTTTCGAAGCTGCCATCTGTATCACTGATGACATGCAGACCGCCCAGATGATTTCTGCCTGCGTGGATGTCCAGGTGGAAAACAGCCCCAAGAAGGAACTGCTCCAGAAGGTGCTGGACAACTTCGGCCGTATTCTCGTGGTGAAGGACTGGTTCGATGGCGTTGCCATTGCAAACAAGATTGCTCCGGAACATCTCGAGGTCATGACCGACGAGGCCGAGTCTATGGCTGCACAGATTGAAAATGCCGGCGCCGTGTTTATCGGTCATTGGTCTTCTGAACCGGTGGGCGACTACTTCGCAGGTCCCAACCATGTGCTGCCCACTAACGGCACTGGCCGCTTCTTCAGCCCCCTGGGCGTGTACGACTTCCTGAAGCGTATGTCCATCATCCGCTACAGCGAAAAGGCCATCAAGAAGAACGCCAAGGCAATTGCTGCCGTTGCAATGGAAGAAGGTTTCTACCATCACGCACAGGCTGTGCTTAAGCGTTTGTAATGAATGGAGAGGCATTGCCTCCATCTGTAATTCTCTTATGTTTTAATGATCGGTTCACCTCGAGGTGGACCGGTCTTTTTTTTTCTCATAATCTATTTGACATTTCCTTTGCTAAAGTCGATAAAAGATATGTAAAGCAAAAGAGGTGAATCAAAAAAAATATGGATATTAATTCTATCAATCGCTTCGTGAAGAATGGCCTGTTGCCTTCTCACACCTTGGGTCTTATGGGTAACCATGGTATTGGTAAGACCTCCTACGTCCACAATACGTTCCGCCAGCTGATTGCGGAAAAGCACAACATCCCTGTGGAACGTGTCCACGTCATCAGCCGCTGCGTGTCCATCATGGATCCGGCAGATCTCATCGGTAACTTCCAGGAATTCGGTGGTCGTACTTATAACTGCCCTCCCAGCTGGATTCCGACCTGTAAGGAATACGATGACGAAATGGCTCAGCTCTATGCCGAAAATGGCAAGCAGTATAGCCGTCTTACCAAGTACGATGATATTTATGTCCTCTTCCTGGATGAATGCAAGCGTGGTAACGCTGTCATTCAGGATGGTATCATGGAACTCCTGCTGGAACATCGCCTCTTCGGTGTAAATCTGAAGGAAAACACCTATGTGGTATGTGCAGATAACGATAATGCCAAGATCTATAACGGCACCCGTCGTGACCCGGCTCAGGAAAGCCGTATCAAGAACTTCATCTTTGCTCCTACCAATAAGGAGTATCTGGAAGACTTCAGTCGCCGTGTGGAAAATGGTTCCATCCATAAGGTCATCCATAGCTTCCTTCATAAGTATCCGGACTTCATTGTCCTTCCCACCAAGACCATC contains these protein-coding regions:
- the cimA gene encoding citramalate synthase; translated protein: MKCFIYDTTLRDGNQDRKISLSLADKIQITRILDSFGIDYIEGGWPNPSNPTDEEYFREVKKLKLKHAKIAAFGSTRRPKILPEKDPLLQALVKSEAPVKTIFGKSWDLHVTDVIHTTLEENLDMIQSSIEFLKEHSKEVIYDAEHFFDGYKANPEYAIETLKAAALGGADFIVLCDTNGGTMPWELEEIFEAVKEHVDVPLGIHVHNDSGLAVANSIYAVKSGASMIQGVINGYGERCGNANLTTIMADLNFKMGVKFFAAKKMAGLRKLFLSIDQIVNIPSDVRAPYVGEAAFAHKGGAHIDGVMKVSRSFEHVDPHSVGNDRVFVTSDQAGGSLVVEKLKAIKPGIDKKDPMVAKLLLAIKEKENAGWHFDSAEASFKMLVYRQLGMFTAPFEFMNYRVTEDKTPQGVSVSQASVKLKIGDKISHQVSEGDGPVNALDAALRKALLPFFPYMAKVRLDDFKVRVLGSSVGSDALVRVWTTFGDEKEHWNVAGVSTNIIEASWLALMDGLCYKILKETKKCK
- the hisD gene encoding histidinol dehydrogenase, with product MQIVKATPSSKEIERICGREVAPSREIYNKVVDILADIKKGGYAKAVEYAQKFDGLKGKNIRVSEKEIAKSAAKCPADLQKALKQAIKNVRDFHQNQMEESWLMEGKDGVVLGQRIRPMKRVGLYVPGGAGIYPSTVIMNAVPALVAGVEDIVVVTPIKGEINRAVAFVLQQLGITEVYHIGGAQAIGLLAYGAKDAKGKTVVERVDKIVGPGNVFAAVAKKEVFGVVDIDMVAGPSEVLVMADKTADPDFVAADLLSQAEHGSGFEAAICITDDMQTAQMISACVDVQVENSPKKELLQKVLDNFGRILVVKDWFDGVAIANKIAPEHLEVMTDEAESMAAQIENAGAVFIGHWSSEPVGDYFAGPNHVLPTNGTGRFFSPLGVYDFLKRMSIIRYSEKAIKKNAKAIAAVAMEEGFYHHAQAVLKRL